TTGGGGGCTTAGCTGCATGGGTTCTTGAGCTCGTTTACAGAGGACTTCTCAAACCAGAGGAAGTTGGCTTAAGTGATAAGCCAGAGTTCAGCAAAGACGCTCTGATTCTAAAACCTGTTGAAGCGAGCGAAAAGAACGCTAAACTGGTTGCTGAGTTAGCTCATAGAGTTGCTTTTGCAGAGACAGAGATTACTAGAATTTTGGGCCTAGGAAAGAGAAAAGCAAGCGCAATTCTTGATGAGAAGTTCAAGGATAGATTAAACTACGGTGAGAGCTTCAAGGACTACGCAGTCTTTACACCTCTCGGCGAGGATGGAGAAATCTGCCCAACAATGTACTGGGCAATCGGCAATTATATTCCGTTGCCAATCCAGGGAAGATACTGGACGTTCTACCAGTTTGGAGTCTTCCTTGAGCCTGAGGAGCTGGCGAGCAAAATTATAGCGAGTGCAACTTGGGAGTTCTGGTACGACAACATTGGCTGGTGTAGATTCCACAGAGGTTGGCTTAAGCCCGTATTAAAGGCTCTGTTCCTCGAAGCTTATGGCGAGAACGTTGAGATGGAGGAGCATTCTAAGAAGCAGTTAAGGAGATTAATAAGCTATGCAAAGAAAGCTGGCTATGAACCTGTATTCTGGGACTCAATGAGGGTGATTGATTTAGTTGCTGCAGGTGCAGAAGAGTTTGGCAACGAGAAATGGGCGGAGAAGTTCAAGAAGGACAAAGTCGGAACGGCAAAAGAATATCTAAAGAAAGTGCTTGATGCTTACAGCGAAATTTTGGGAGTTGATTGGACTATTTGAGCTTTCATTCTTTATTCAATTTTGGAGGTGGTAATATGAAGTTGAAAGAGCCAATTATTGCAATCAATTTTAAGACCTACGCTCAAGCTACCGGAGAAGGAGCTTTGAGAATTGCAAAAGCCGCTGAGAAAGTTTACAAGGAGACAGGAATAACGATCGTTGTCGCTCCGCAGTTGGCCGATCTTTATAGAATAGCCCAAGAGGTTGAGATTCCAGTCTTTGCCCAGCATATCGATCCAATAAAGCCTGGAAGCCATACGGGTCGTGTCTTACCGGAGGCAGTTAAAGAGGCTGGAGCTGTTGGAACCCTTTTGAACCATTCCGAAAACAGAATGATTTTGGCTGACCTTGAGGCGGCAATAAGGAGAGCAGAAGAAGTTGGCTTGATGACGATGGTTTGCTCAAACAATCCAAAGGTTTCAGCAGCTGTTGCCGCCTTAGACCCAGACTACGTCGCTGTTGAGCCGCCAGAGCTCATCGGAACAGGCATACCGGTTAGCAAAGCAAAACCAGAGGTTATTACAGATACAGTAGAACTTGTCAAGAGAGTTAATCCAAACGTGAAAGTCCTCTGTGGTGCTGGAATTTCAACGGGAGAAGATGTAAAGAAGGCCTTAGAGCTCGGAACAGTTGGTGTTCTCTTAGCGAGCGGAGTCACAAAAGCAAAAGACCCAGAAAAGGCAATCTGGGACTTGGTATCTTTAATAATTTAGCTTCCCTTTTCTTTCAATATTAACAAATCAGCCTCAATGTCCTCAAGAGAAGATTTCCAGCCACCAACAATGTATCTCTTACCGTCTTCAGTCTCAACAGTGATATTAGAGATGACCTTAGCTTTGTCCTCGTAGTAATCAACTATTCTGCCTTCAATTTCCACGGGCTCTCCGCTTTTAACAAACTTTCCTATTATCTTAACTTTTGAATTCATCAAGTTAAAGAGCCGTATATCCCTGACGAGCTTCCTTATGTGGATGTACTCCTTCGGAAGCATCAGATTCCTTTCCTCTTCATACACAGTCTTTCCAGTAGGCCAGAGGGCGTAATAAAAATATCTGTCAAACATGAAAAGCAGATTTTCGTCTTTAATTATCATTGCGTAGCCGCGAAGGCTCGATGTTTTTGACATCAAAGCCTCACTCGGTGCATAAATTCCGGTCTCTTTATCCTGAATTAGAATGAAGGGATCAGAGACCTCTCTGACTTTTATTTTATGAGCAACTGGAGGTACTTCACCAACGCCATATACAAATAAATCTATCTCGACGCCCATCTGTTTCTTTTTCATTAGGTCATCTTGAATCCGCATTAAGAAGGAAGATGGGAGTGCTAAAGAGATGTGCCTCTTAGCATTTTTGATTGCTTCTTTTACATATTTCTCAAAAGTTATCTTGCTCTTGACAACAATTATACTGCCAACTTCACTTTCACCGGGATTGTAAAGCTCCTTGAGCATCTCCTTAACAAGGCTTACTTTTCTCACGTATTTCTGCTCGATTTCGCTAAAAACTTTGTCCGGATCAATAGCAACAACCTTCTTTGGCCTCCCTCCCATCGTAATCACAAGTCCTTTGCCCATGAGAGTTCTAATTACGTCGTATATCCTCGGCTGGGGGACTTTTGATAGAGTTGCCAATTCCCCAGCTGTTAAAGGCCCTTCCTTAATTAGAGTAAGGTATGCACTAACCTCATACTCATTGAATCCCAACTCTTTGAGGAGTTCCTTGAGTTCTTTTTCGCTCATATTATCCCTCAAATTATCGCTTTTTCAGTGCTCTTATCAAAGACATGAATGTTAT
This DNA window, taken from Thermococcus sp. M39, encodes the following:
- the tpiA gene encoding triose-phosphate isomerase, which codes for MKLKEPIIAINFKTYAQATGEGALRIAKAAEKVYKETGITIVVAPQLADLYRIAQEVEIPVFAQHIDPIKPGSHTGRVLPEAVKEAGAVGTLLNHSENRMILADLEAAIRRAEEVGLMTMVCSNNPKVSAAVAALDPDYVAVEPPELIGTGIPVSKAKPEVITDTVELVKRVNPNVKVLCGAGISTGEDVKKALELGTVGVLLASGVTKAKDPEKAIWDLVSLII
- a CDS encoding TrmB family transcriptional regulator produces the protein MSEKELKELLKELGFNEYEVSAYLTLIKEGPLTAGELATLSKVPQPRIYDVIRTLMGKGLVITMGGRPKKVVAIDPDKVFSEIEQKYVRKVSLVKEMLKELYNPGESEVGSIIVVKSKITFEKYVKEAIKNAKRHISLALPSSFLMRIQDDLMKKKQMGVEIDLFVYGVGEVPPVAHKIKVREVSDPFILIQDKETGIYAPSEALMSKTSSLRGYAMIIKDENLLFMFDRYFYYALWPTGKTVYEEERNLMLPKEYIHIRKLVRDIRLFNLMNSKVKIIGKFVKSGEPVEIEGRIVDYYEDKAKVISNITVETEDGKRYIVGGWKSSLEDIEADLLILKEKGS